From one Nothobranchius furzeri strain GRZ-AD chromosome 2, NfurGRZ-RIMD1, whole genome shotgun sequence genomic stretch:
- the tmem151ba gene encoding transmembrane protein 151B, whose protein sequence is MFHLAPKGYPCTGFCVIFIMSPASAATASESSTATVPEEEAESPREEQHPQKQSLAKSLCQETHWKCLLLSMLMYGCVGVMAWCQVTKVTRLSFDSAYKGKSMMYRESPCSNGYIYIPLAFLVMLYVVYLVECWHCYARNELQYKVDVSSVAERIERMQQATPCIWWKAISYHYVRRTRQVTRYRNGDAYTTTQVYHERVNTHVAEAEFDYGNCGAKDISKHLQGLEGFPITRLRFTKCFSFANVESENSYLTQRARFFTENEGLDDYMEAREGMHLKNVDFKEYMIGFSNPSHPPWYASNSTFWVAAAFTLSWPLRVLTEYRTACVHYHVEKLFGFDFAPVTPSEEHPYCRHIPRVNTIDSTELEWHIRSNQQLVPSYSEAVLMDLAQLSGSCNSYSACGGFGSYRQNCERCHRTISSSSIFSRSALSICNTASPRIPFSASRFSLGRLYGSRRSCLWRSSGSLNEQSCPTENSRCLSGQQTSEENPPAYQDALCFPVLIVHRNEGCLNHDHRSLHRNGSCVETSL, encoded by the exons ATGTTCCACCTTGCCCCGAAGGGTTATCCATGCACCGGCTTTTGTGTTATTTTCATCATGTCCCCAGCATCAGCTGCGACGGCCAGTGAGAGCAGCACCGCCACAGTCCCAGAGGAGGAGGCGGAAAGTCCCAGGGAGGAG cagcaTCCTCAGAAACAGTCCCTGGCTAAATCCCTGTGCCAGGAAACACACTGGAAATGCCTGCTGCTGTCCATGCTGATGTACGGCTGTGTCGGGGTGATGGCCTGGTGCCAGGTGACCAAGGTCACGCGACTCTCCTTCGACAGCGCTTACAAGGGAAAGTCTATGATGTACCGTGAAAGTCCCTGCTCCAACGGCTACATCTACATCCCTCTGGCCTTCCTGGTCATGCTCTATGTGGTCTACTTGGTGGAGTGCTGGCACTGCTACGCCAGGAATGAGCTGCAGTACAAGGTGGATGTGAGCAGCGTGGCCGAGCGCATAGAGCGAATGCAGCAGGCTACGCCCTGCATCTGGTGGAAGGCCATCAGCTACCATTATGTGAGGAGGACGCGGCAGGTGACCCGTTATCGTAACGGAGATGCCTACACCACAACGCAGGTTTACCACGAGAGAGTGAACACGCATGTGGCTGAGGCGGAGTTCGATTATGGGAACTGTGGTGCTAAAGACATCTCAAAGCACTTGCAAGGCCTGGAGGGATTCCCAATCACCAGACTGAGGTTCACCAAGTGCTTTAGCTTCGCCAATGTGGAGTCAGAAAACTCCTACCTGACCCAGAGAGCCAGGTTCTTTACAGAAAACGAGGGTTTGGATGACTACATGGAGGCCCGTGAGGGGATGCATCTGAAGAATGTTGACTTTAAGGAATATATGATTGGCTTTTCTAACCCCAGTCACCCTCCCTGGTATGCCTCCAACTCCACTTTCTGGGTGGCAGCTGCTTTCACGCTATCCTGGCCTCTGAGGGTGCTGACAGAGTACCGCACCGCCTGTGTGCACTACCATGTAGAGAAGCTGTTTGGCTTTGACTTTGCGCCAGTAACACCGTCTGAGGAGCATCCATATTGCAGACACATCCCACGAGTCAACACAATTGACAGCACAGAGCTAGAGTGGCACATCCGCTCCAACCAGCAGCTGGTGCCCAGCTACTCGGAGGCCGTCCTGATGGATCTGGCCCAGCTCTCGGGAAGCTGTAACAGCTACTCTGCATGCGGAGGCTTTGGAAGCTACAGGCAGAACTGTGAACGCTGCCACCGTACCATCAGCAGTTCCTCCATCTTCTCCCGAAGTGCTTTGAGCATTTGCAACACAGCGAGCCCTCGTATCCCCTTCAGTGCCAGCCGCTTCTCGTTAGGTCGGCTGTATGGCTCCAGGCGGAGCTgcctgtggaggagcagcgggagtCTGAATGAGCAGTCCTGTCCCACTGAGAACTCTCGCTGTCTGTCCGGCCAGCAGACGAGCGAGGAGAATCCTCCA